The Prosthecobacter vanneervenii genome has a segment encoding these proteins:
- a CDS encoding sterol desaturase family protein: MFRTLLDYLLWPLLLVAAVIPTAIGISSGHGPLAFNITYFSLAALLYVLERVHPHEKEWLESDGQMVQDFAHTAFTKSFVQLLIVSATVIGLADVVGNDRGGPYWPTQWPMACQVALGLVIAEFGLYWAHRIAHEWMPLWYFHAVHHSSKKLWFFNTGRFHIVDTLKSTIFSAPLLALAGAPRDILLWFGAITAYIGFLTHCNIQMRFGWLNYIFNTPALHRWHHSKDLREGNKNYGENLMLWDIIFGTYYDDTKRRPPVDIGIKSAMPKTFWGQVIEPFRWHKFQAAAKDGTTKHELM, from the coding sequence ATGTTTCGCACCCTGCTCGACTACCTGCTTTGGCCTCTTCTCCTTGTTGCTGCTGTGATCCCCACCGCCATCGGCATCTCCAGCGGGCACGGGCCTCTGGCATTCAATATCACCTACTTTAGTTTGGCCGCGCTGCTCTATGTATTGGAGCGTGTGCACCCGCATGAAAAGGAATGGCTGGAGTCTGACGGCCAAATGGTGCAGGATTTTGCACACACCGCCTTTACCAAGTCCTTTGTGCAGCTTCTCATCGTCTCAGCCACCGTCATCGGCCTGGCTGATGTGGTAGGCAATGACAGAGGCGGCCCCTACTGGCCCACTCAGTGGCCCATGGCTTGTCAGGTGGCGCTGGGGCTGGTCATCGCTGAGTTTGGTCTTTATTGGGCGCACCGCATCGCGCATGAGTGGATGCCGCTCTGGTATTTCCATGCCGTGCATCACAGCAGCAAAAAGCTTTGGTTTTTCAACACAGGGCGTTTCCATATCGTGGACACTCTCAAGAGCACTATCTTCTCCGCTCCTCTGCTGGCTCTGGCGGGTGCACCTCGGGATATCCTGCTCTGGTTTGGCGCTATCACCGCCTACATCGGCTTTCTCACACATTGCAACATCCAGATGCGCTTTGGCTGGCTCAACTACATCTTCAACACCCCCGCCCTGCACCGCTGGCACCACTCCAAAGACCTGCGTGAAGGAAACAAAAACTACGGCGAAAACCTCATGCTGTGGGATATTATTTTCGGAACGTACTATGATGACACCAAGCGCCGCCCCCCAGTGGATATCGGCATCAAGTCCGCCATGCCCAAGACCTTTTGGGGACAGGTCATCGAGCCCTTCCGCTGGCATAAATTTCAAGCTGCCGCCAAAGATGGCACCACCAAGCATGAACTGATGTGA
- a CDS encoding AMP-binding protein, translating to MSRLLNLLHATRELKKTQLMSRAEVLRLQDRRWRAMARYALEVSPFYRRHLAGINVERCQLSDLPPMTKELLFENWDEIVPDVRLHRAELEKYLQDPANWGKVKDGRWMVCYTTGTTAAPQLVVHDIAAVDYSHASQNLRNSVSPRTTTMPRLRLGGRRLKVVALVTSKAAATSTSLFATRPWVGALFSTYHQIDVAAPWQQVLAELQRLQPDALMGYSSVMGRLAQAQLNGELHLNMRHGGYIWGGGDALTPGIRDQCQRAFGITPFNMYGCGEVLSIARQWRGMEHLCCHDDMMVLETVDEAGRPIPEGDLADHAYVTPLINKAMPLLRYRVNDRLRLGPVHEHWPFRTLTQVHGRGTTAYTFRTPEVRVFIGMNFLFTMDERRDVASFQFRQTGPATVECLTVSSPGISPSFLVPDLEADLRRCLESAGCGGVQCTVRIVRELMPDPRTGKVEQNVPLPDA from the coding sequence ATGAGCCGCCTCCTGAATCTTCTGCATGCCACTCGTGAGCTAAAAAAGACCCAGCTAATGAGCCGTGCCGAGGTGCTGAGGCTGCAGGACAGGCGCTGGCGGGCCATGGCGCGCTACGCACTCGAGGTCAGCCCCTTTTACCGCAGGCACCTGGCAGGCATTAATGTGGAGCGCTGTCAGCTCTCCGATCTCCCGCCCATGACGAAGGAGCTGTTGTTTGAGAACTGGGATGAAATCGTGCCAGATGTCAGGTTGCATCGTGCCGAGCTGGAGAAATATCTTCAGGATCCCGCGAACTGGGGCAAAGTAAAAGATGGCCGCTGGATGGTCTGCTACACCACGGGCACCACGGCCGCACCACAACTGGTGGTGCACGACATCGCGGCGGTGGATTATAGTCACGCCAGCCAAAACTTGCGCAACTCCGTCTCACCGCGCACCACTACCATGCCGCGTCTGCGGCTGGGTGGCAGGAGGCTCAAGGTGGTGGCTCTCGTCACCTCAAAAGCTGCGGCCACCTCGACCAGCCTCTTTGCCACCCGGCCCTGGGTGGGCGCGCTTTTTTCTACCTATCACCAGATTGATGTAGCCGCACCGTGGCAGCAGGTCCTGGCGGAGCTGCAACGACTGCAGCCGGACGCCCTTATGGGCTACTCCTCGGTGATGGGGCGTCTGGCGCAGGCCCAGCTCAATGGAGAGCTGCACCTGAACATGCGGCATGGCGGCTACATCTGGGGCGGCGGCGATGCGCTGACACCTGGCATCCGCGATCAGTGCCAGCGAGCCTTTGGCATCACTCCCTTCAACATGTACGGCTGTGGGGAGGTGCTGAGCATCGCACGCCAGTGGCGCGGCATGGAGCACCTCTGCTGTCATGATGACATGATGGTGCTGGAGACGGTAGATGAAGCCGGTCGCCCTATCCCCGAGGGCGATCTGGCGGACCACGCATACGTCACTCCTTTGATCAATAAAGCGATGCCACTGCTGCGCTATCGTGTGAATGATCGCCTGCGACTCGGTCCTGTGCATGAGCACTGGCCCTTCCGCACGCTCACCCAGGTGCATGGCCGGGGGACTACGGCCTACACCTTCCGCACGCCGGAGGTCCGGGTCTTCATCGGTATGAATTTTCTCTTCACCATGGATGAGCGTCGAGACGTGGCCTCCTTCCAGTTCCGCCAGACCGGACCTGCTACGGTGGAGTGCCTGACGGTGTCCTCACCAGGGATCAGCCCTTCATTCTTGGTGCCCGATCTGGAGGCCGATCTGCGCCGCTGTCTGGAAAGTGCCGGCTGTGGCGGAGTGCAGTGCACGGTGCGCATCGTGCGCGAGCTGATGCCAGATCCCCGCACCGGCAAAGTGGAGCAGAACGTGCCGCTGCCAGATGCATAA